The proteins below are encoded in one region of Knoellia sp. S7-12:
- a CDS encoding ATP-dependent DNA ligase → MASPITMEIDGPDGTREVRVSSPDRLMWPGDGITKGDLAAYMVSVAEPLVRAIGDRPVTLQRFPEGIEGEEFWSKNPPKGMPDWISTVSCRYPSGRRHAQLVVDEVAAAVWAVQMNTVTFHPWPVRTADNDNPDELRIDLDPQPGRTFTDAVEAAVALREVLAEVGLTGWAKTSGNRGVHVFARIRPTHEFLDVRHGVIGIARELERRLPDLVTTSWWKEERGERVFVDFNQACRDRTIASAYSPRPLAGAPVSMPVTWDDLPIVAPGDFTIFTVPEIVADRGDAWELMGDSVGDIAPALGLWDADIQRGLGELNFPPDYPKMPGEPPRVQPSKRRADRADEDYMLPKAERDADLRTQWGMPVVPPIAPMLAKPSKKLVEGEVSYEPKWDGFRSIIYRSGDQVEIGSRNEKPMTRYFPDVVEAVLANFPDKCVVDGEIILVRPGEDRLDFDLLQQRIHPAASRVKKLAAETPASFVAFDLLALGERDLMGEPFEVRRAELEKAFASVQAPIHLTPATREVAQAQEWFEQFEGAGLDGLMVKPLNGTYEQDKRTMHKLKHERTADCVVAGYRTHKSGDDLIGSLLLGLYDDEGTLASVGVIGAFPMARRKELFEELQELVTDFDNHPWAWAKQEEGTRTPQNSAGSRWAAGKDLSFTPLRPERVVEVRYDHMEGVRFRHTAQFARWRPDRDASSCTYDQLEEPVSYDLADVLDA, encoded by the coding sequence ATGGCGTCCCCCATCACGATGGAGATCGACGGCCCCGACGGCACCCGTGAGGTCAGGGTCTCCAGTCCGGACCGGCTCATGTGGCCCGGTGACGGGATCACCAAAGGTGACCTCGCGGCATACATGGTGTCTGTGGCTGAACCGCTCGTGCGCGCCATCGGCGACCGACCGGTGACCCTGCAGCGGTTCCCCGAGGGCATCGAAGGTGAAGAATTTTGGTCCAAGAACCCACCGAAGGGCATGCCCGACTGGATCAGCACGGTCTCCTGCCGCTACCCGTCCGGACGTCGCCACGCCCAGCTCGTCGTCGACGAGGTCGCAGCCGCGGTGTGGGCCGTGCAGATGAACACCGTGACCTTCCACCCATGGCCGGTCCGCACCGCTGACAACGACAACCCCGACGAGCTGCGGATCGACCTCGACCCACAGCCCGGCCGCACCTTCACCGACGCCGTCGAGGCCGCGGTGGCACTGCGTGAGGTGCTCGCCGAGGTGGGCCTCACCGGCTGGGCCAAGACGTCCGGCAACCGGGGCGTGCATGTCTTTGCCCGGATCAGGCCGACCCACGAGTTCCTGGACGTCCGACACGGGGTCATCGGCATCGCCCGCGAGCTCGAACGCCGCCTGCCGGACCTCGTGACGACCTCGTGGTGGAAGGAAGAGCGGGGCGAGCGCGTCTTCGTCGACTTCAACCAGGCCTGTCGCGACCGCACGATCGCGTCGGCCTACAGCCCGCGGCCGCTCGCGGGGGCGCCGGTCTCGATGCCGGTCACCTGGGACGATCTGCCCATCGTGGCACCGGGCGACTTCACGATCTTCACGGTTCCCGAGATCGTCGCGGACCGCGGAGACGCGTGGGAGTTGATGGGGGACAGCGTGGGCGACATCGCACCCGCGCTGGGTCTCTGGGACGCTGACATTCAGCGCGGCCTCGGCGAGCTGAACTTCCCGCCGGACTATCCCAAGATGCCCGGCGAGCCCCCGCGGGTGCAGCCGAGCAAACGACGCGCTGACCGCGCCGATGAGGACTACATGTTGCCCAAGGCCGAGCGTGATGCGGACCTTCGCACACAGTGGGGTATGCCGGTCGTGCCACCGATCGCTCCCATGCTCGCCAAACCGTCCAAAAAGCTCGTCGAGGGCGAGGTGAGCTATGAGCCGAAGTGGGACGGGTTCCGCTCGATCATCTATCGCTCCGGCGACCAGGTCGAGATCGGCAGCCGCAACGAGAAGCCGATGACCCGCTATTTCCCCGACGTCGTCGAGGCCGTCCTGGCCAACTTCCCGGACAAGTGCGTCGTCGACGGCGAGATCATCCTCGTGCGCCCCGGAGAGGACCGCCTCGACTTCGACCTCCTGCAGCAGCGCATCCACCCCGCCGCCAGCCGGGTCAAGAAGCTGGCGGCCGAGACGCCCGCGTCCTTTGTGGCGTTCGACCTGTTGGCGCTGGGGGAGCGTGACCTCATGGGCGAGCCCTTCGAGGTGCGTCGGGCCGAGCTCGAGAAGGCGTTCGCCTCGGTGCAGGCACCGATCCACCTCACGCCCGCGACCCGTGAGGTGGCCCAGGCGCAGGAGTGGTTCGAGCAGTTCGAGGGTGCGGGGCTCGACGGCCTCATGGTCAAGCCACTCAACGGCACCTATGAGCAGGACAAACGGACGATGCACAAGCTCAAGCACGAGCGGACTGCGGACTGCGTCGTCGCGGGCTACCGCACTCACAAGAGCGGCGACGACCTCATCGGGTCCTTGCTGCTCGGTCTCTATGACGATGAGGGCACGCTCGCGAGCGTCGGTGTCATCGGGGCGTTTCCGATGGCGCGGCGCAAGGAGCTGTTCGAGGAGTTGCAGGAGCTGGTGACGGACTTCGACAACCACCCCTGGGCCTGGGCCAAGCAGGAAGAGGGCACTCGCACGCCCCAGAACTCCGCCGGGTCACGCTGGGCCGCCGGCAAGGACCTCTCGTTCACACCGCTTCGACCCGAGCGCGTCGTCGAGGTCCGCTACGACCACATGGAGGGTGTGCGCTTCCGGCACACCGCCCAGTTCGCCCGGTGGCGTCCCGACCGTGACGCGTCGTCGTGCACCTACGACCAGCTCGAGGAACCCGTCTCCTACGACCTCGCCGACGTGCTCGATGCCTGA
- a CDS encoding ExeM/NucH family extracellular endonuclease: MSRFTRRTCAAIAAPLVALPLAGATALLAAAPASAASTTVLISEVYGGGGNSGATYTHDFIELRNVGTQAISLAGWSVQYASASGTSWQVTPLSGSIAPGANFLVQEAQGAGGTTALPTPDATGTIPMSGSSGKVALVSSASALTCGAECDTAPGVVDFVGFGSANDFETSPTRALSNTTSASRTAGDTDNNAADFTVGAPTPVASGGGTDPDPDPEPTTATIAEIQGTGPVSPLADKPVETTGVVTAVYPTGGFNGFYMQTPGTGGANDATPGASDGIFVFRQTDVEIGDCLTVSAKVIEFNGLTELTDSTLTEAVDCAPVTPTPLATLPVTDAEKEQYEGMLVQPQGTYTITNNFQLNNFGQIGLAVGDKPLFQSTDKVLPGAAAAAYEAENLKKYITLDDGASVNHLTNAAAQDSPLPYLSQDEPMRTGSQVSFGKPVILDYRFQWNYQPTGQIVGPTDSDDPVTTENDRELTPPSVGGNLKLATFNVLNYFPDLGVTEDTYKNCDFFADRDGNPVATDFCEVRGAWSQSAFKDQESKIVTAIKGLGADVISLEEIENSARISYLPGQPRDKALATLVTALNAGGGQWAYVQSPTVTPSNEDVIRTAFIYRKDRAMPLDASQILLDGAFANARYPLAQKFKALNAGSPFVVIANHFKSKGSGPNDGTGQGNSNPSRIAQAKALATWANTQFADEAVFLVGDFNAYSKEDPVREIEAAGYTNLADKYEVDHASYQFSGRLGSLDHGFANAKALKMVTGAGVWDINGDESVAMQYSRRNYNVTDFFTATTPFASSDHDPLVIGLQVSGRGPR; this comes from the coding sequence ATGTCCAGGTTCACTCGTCGAACGTGCGCCGCCATCGCCGCGCCACTCGTCGCCCTCCCGCTCGCCGGGGCCACCGCCCTGCTGGCGGCCGCGCCTGCCAGCGCAGCATCCACGACCGTGCTCATCTCCGAGGTCTATGGGGGTGGCGGCAACTCCGGCGCCACCTACACCCACGACTTCATCGAGCTTCGCAATGTCGGCACGCAGGCGATCAGCCTCGCCGGGTGGTCCGTCCAGTACGCGTCCGCTTCGGGCACGTCGTGGCAGGTGACGCCCCTCAGCGGAAGCATCGCGCCGGGTGCCAACTTCCTCGTCCAGGAGGCTCAGGGGGCCGGCGGAACCACCGCGCTGCCCACTCCGGATGCCACCGGAACGATCCCCATGTCCGGATCCAGCGGCAAGGTGGCCCTGGTCTCGAGCGCCTCCGCTCTGACTTGCGGCGCAGAGTGTGACACGGCCCCGGGGGTCGTCGACTTCGTCGGATTCGGCAGCGCCAACGACTTCGAAACGTCACCGACTCGGGCTCTCAGCAATACGACGTCGGCCTCGCGCACAGCCGGCGACACCGACAACAACGCGGCCGACTTCACGGTCGGCGCACCGACGCCGGTGGCTTCAGGTGGCGGGACCGACCCCGACCCTGACCCGGAGCCCACCACGGCCACGATCGCCGAGATCCAGGGCACCGGACCGGTCTCCCCCTTGGCGGACAAGCCTGTGGAGACGACGGGCGTCGTCACGGCCGTTTACCCGACCGGTGGTTTCAACGGCTTCTACATGCAGACTCCCGGCACGGGCGGCGCCAACGACGCCACCCCGGGCGCATCAGACGGCATCTTCGTCTTCCGTCAGACCGACGTCGAGATCGGTGACTGCCTGACCGTCTCCGCGAAGGTGATCGAGTTCAACGGTCTCACTGAGCTGACGGACTCGACCCTGACCGAGGCCGTTGACTGCGCGCCGGTCACCCCGACGCCGCTGGCCACGCTGCCCGTGACCGATGCCGAGAAGGAGCAGTACGAAGGCATGCTCGTGCAGCCGCAGGGCACCTACACGATCACGAACAACTTCCAGCTGAACAACTTCGGCCAGATCGGGCTCGCGGTCGGCGACAAGCCGCTCTTCCAGTCCACCGACAAGGTGCTGCCCGGCGCGGCTGCTGCGGCCTACGAGGCCGAGAACCTCAAGAAGTACATCACCCTGGATGACGGCGCGAGCGTGAACCACCTGACCAACGCGGCCGCGCAGGACTCTCCTCTGCCCTATCTCTCGCAGGACGAGCCGATGCGCACCGGGTCGCAGGTCAGCTTCGGCAAGCCGGTCATCCTGGACTACCGCTTCCAGTGGAACTACCAGCCCACGGGACAGATCGTCGGGCCGACCGACTCCGATGACCCGGTGACGACCGAGAACGACCGCGAGCTCACGCCGCCGAGCGTCGGTGGCAACCTCAAGCTCGCGACGTTCAATGTCCTCAACTACTTCCCCGACCTGGGAGTGACCGAGGACACCTACAAGAACTGCGACTTCTTTGCAGACCGTGACGGCAACCCCGTGGCGACGGACTTCTGCGAGGTTCGTGGCGCGTGGAGCCAGTCGGCGTTCAAGGACCAGGAGTCCAAGATCGTCACGGCGATCAAGGGCCTCGGGGCCGACGTCATCTCCCTCGAGGAGATCGAGAACTCCGCAAGGATCAGCTACCTGCCGGGCCAGCCCCGCGACAAGGCCCTGGCCACCCTCGTCACCGCCCTCAACGCCGGTGGCGGGCAGTGGGCCTACGTCCAGTCGCCGACGGTGACACCGAGCAACGAGGACGTCATCCGGACGGCGTTCATCTACCGCAAGGACCGGGCCATGCCGCTCGACGCCTCGCAGATCCTGCTCGACGGGGCGTTCGCCAACGCCCGCTACCCGCTCGCGCAGAAGTTCAAGGCACTGAACGCCGGCTCGCCGTTCGTCGTCATCGCCAACCACTTCAAGTCCAAGGGCTCAGGCCCGAATGACGGCACCGGCCAGGGCAACTCCAACCCCTCGCGCATCGCGCAGGCCAAGGCGTTGGCCACGTGGGCGAACACGCAGTTCGCGGACGAGGCGGTCTTCCTCGTCGGCGACTTCAACGCCTACTCCAAGGAGGACCCGGTGCGCGAGATCGAGGCGGCCGGCTACACCAACCTCGCGGACAAGTACGAGGTCGACCACGCCAGCTACCAGTTCTCCGGGCGTCTGGGCTCCCTCGACCACGGCTTCGCCAACGCGAAGGCGCTCAAGATGGTCACCGGCGCCGGTGTCTGGGACATCAACGGTGACGAGTCGGTGGCGATGCAGTACTCACGTCGCAACTACAACGTGACCGATTTCTTCACCGCGACGACGCCGTTCGCCTCGTCCGACCACGACCCGCTCGTCATCGGGCTTCAGGTCAGCGGACGCGGCCCACGCTGA